A genomic segment from Rickettsiella endosymbiont of Miltochrista miniata encodes:
- a CDS encoding autotransporter assembly complex family protein, with protein MAIASLALLNILFIPLGYAEYPRVAYQMQGLNQDLIGPIQQRLDTSLQSLVDPSTEDVQFWYQHSVSEIKQSLAAYGYFKPSIKHSLKKIDANWNARYQISVGPPLKITTLKISVDSPNPDPKITKLMADFPLHRDDIFNSEAYEDAKQKLLAKIVAEGYLSAYYSKHTILINRQAYTAKLILTLNTGPRYYFGSITFQQSILNNSLLQRYIPFKSGDPYSSTRLLKLQDNLNKSGYFQNVSIPDSLISKQNTNLPINFILSPRQSQQYTAGIGYGTDVGIRGTLGWESRYLNKAGHRLSILSQLSKIQNSLQTTYTIPGKHPNTDNYNINFAIVRKKLTQVTTTTQQLGISSLDKWRGWKRNLFLNYQIERFNYLNQPKINSHLLTPGINLSYSKFDNPFFALHGYQLNFRLQGADKNLLSNTSFLQTEIQGKYILSWDDNSRLLFRGNVGYTLTPNLENFPPSLLFYAGGSQSVRGYAYQSLGPARYLMTGSVEYQHRLINNFYGAIFFDAGNAVNNFPINLQKGSGIGLVWASPLGPMEVTAGKALDLPGHPIRFQFTMGFDFL; from the coding sequence TAGCCTGCAAAGCTTAGTCGATCCCTCTACTGAAGATGTTCAATTCTGGTATCAACATTCTGTCTCAGAGATTAAACAGTCATTGGCGGCTTATGGGTATTTCAAGCCATCTATTAAACATTCATTAAAAAAAATTGACGCCAATTGGAATGCTAGATATCAAATTTCTGTAGGTCCCCCATTAAAAATCACGACTTTAAAAATTTCAGTCGACAGTCCAAACCCAGATCCAAAAATAACAAAATTAATGGCTGATTTTCCATTACATAGAGATGATATCTTTAATAGTGAAGCCTATGAGGATGCAAAACAAAAATTACTCGCTAAGATTGTTGCCGAAGGCTATCTTTCTGCCTATTATTCTAAACATACCATTTTAATTAACCGTCAAGCTTACACAGCAAAACTCATCCTAACTTTAAATACCGGCCCACGTTACTATTTTGGTTCTATAACTTTCCAGCAATCGATACTTAACAATAGTTTATTACAACGTTATATCCCCTTTAAATCGGGTGATCCTTATTCTTCAACAAGGCTTTTAAAACTACAAGATAATTTAAATAAAAGCGGGTATTTTCAAAATGTATCGATTCCTGATTCGTTGATCAGTAAACAAAATACAAATTTACCTATTAATTTTATATTATCACCTCGTCAATCTCAGCAATATACAGCAGGGATAGGCTATGGCACGGATGTGGGTATTCGTGGAACTTTAGGTTGGGAATCTCGTTATCTAAATAAAGCGGGCCACCGTCTAAGTATTTTAAGCCAATTATCTAAAATACAAAACAGTCTACAAACAACTTACACAATTCCTGGAAAACATCCCAATACTGATAATTATAATATTAATTTTGCTATTGTCAGAAAAAAACTCACTCAAGTAACTACTACCACCCAACAATTGGGAATAAGCAGCCTAGATAAATGGAGAGGATGGAAACGGAATTTATTTTTAAATTATCAAATTGAACGCTTTAATTATCTCAATCAACCTAAGATTAATTCGCATTTATTAACTCCAGGTATAAATTTATCCTATAGTAAATTTGATAATCCGTTTTTTGCGCTACATGGCTATCAGTTAAATTTTAGATTACAAGGTGCAGATAAAAATTTATTATCTAATACCAGCTTTTTACAAACAGAAATACAAGGAAAGTATATTCTTAGCTGGGATGATAATAGTCGCTTACTGTTTCGCGGTAATGTCGGTTATACACTAACTCCTAATCTGGAAAATTTTCCTCCTTCTTTGCTTTTTTATGCTGGAGGTAGTCAAAGTGTACGTGGCTATGCGTATCAATCATTAGGTCCTGCCCGTTATTTAATGACCGGAAGTGTCGAATATCAGCACCGTCTTATCAATAATTTTTATGGCGCCATTTTCTTTGATGCTGGGAATGCTGTTAACAATTTTCCCATTAATTTGCAAAAAGGATCAGGAATTGGCTTGGTTTGGGCATCTCCTTTAGGACCTATGGAAGTTACGGCTGGCAAAGCCTTGGATCTTCCTGGCCACCCCATAAGATTTCAATTTACGATGGGGTTTGATTTCTTATGA
- a CDS encoding translocation/assembly module TamB domain-containing protein — protein MINNKKLFCKWLLKSLLISVFLLSTYIVLDTEKGLETVVLIGKKFLPGQLKINVIHGRLLGPIQLKGLTYQNNNINLTISEAKFEGYWRDLLLQGKLNLGPIFIDNLNLFIKRESIQKKSTPSQQKTFQIPKIFHFLKFDSAVIYQMNIQSDNLHIELQGSIQQQWHIYWQLNINELTNSIPNLKGKVVLHGKINGIFQQPEFNIIFEKTNLEWKKWQFEQIQAALHIDTENKKWLFNVAAAQLSNTSFQLAPLQLKLSGSLSPFSLRGNLSEFKLNRLVQNEQFPKIIIPNTQISSNISKYGLETSLQTFKGNTNQLFAYLLLPNYQARSWLRATQPVHANIDLNFKDLNFLSQLFPEVKHNKGTFYTQLKISGLINKPLFNLTLNLRQASLDIPDLGLNLKNINYQLHTHKNNLIGTGQIQSGKGFLELHTTTDLLKPNLLTLIDLQGKDVTIIHNLEYQITATPKLKIHANIQQIETDGYILFPEARIKINPKNNNLIELSNDIVFLGDKKKTFTFPFVLKNTIKLEAGDDIHLQYQGLNTKLKGSLTINQDSDHPLLATGQLNLFPGEYSYYGQSLKLKSNSSLNFANTPINNPIVNITASRNILILPISTTDTSIDTDIKSKLGSSNFIQSAMSSSQSIPTQLEVGLHVRGTLQNPHIILFADPSNIIKSQLDMLSYLITGQASNQLSAASTQLLLNAATNLGSEKNNIGQLISKVQQEIGLDQLTIGSKPIFNPTTNSLQQNASLIVGKNLSPKLNISYSLGLLDQISILEINYLLNKNFSLQTTSSNFANGLDLLYKLEKH, from the coding sequence ATGATAAATAACAAGAAATTATTTTGTAAATGGTTACTGAAAAGCTTATTAATCAGTGTTTTTTTATTAAGTACTTATATAGTTCTAGACACAGAAAAAGGCCTAGAAACGGTTGTATTGATCGGAAAAAAATTCCTGCCAGGTCAATTAAAAATAAACGTTATACATGGACGATTGTTAGGCCCAATTCAGCTGAAAGGACTAACTTATCAAAATAACAATATTAACCTCACAATTTCTGAAGCGAAGTTTGAAGGTTACTGGCGCGATTTGTTATTACAAGGAAAATTAAATTTAGGACCAATTTTTATCGATAATTTAAATCTTTTTATAAAACGGGAATCTATTCAAAAAAAATCAACACCTTCTCAGCAAAAAACTTTTCAAATTCCAAAAATATTTCACTTTTTAAAATTTGATTCTGCTGTTATTTATCAAATGAATATTCAATCAGACAACCTACACATAGAATTACAAGGCTCGATTCAACAGCAATGGCATATTTATTGGCAGTTAAATATTAATGAACTGACAAACTCTATTCCCAATCTAAAAGGGAAAGTAGTTTTGCATGGCAAAATAAACGGAATTTTTCAACAGCCTGAATTTAATATAATTTTTGAGAAAACAAATCTGGAATGGAAAAAATGGCAATTCGAACAAATTCAAGCTGCATTGCATATAGATACTGAAAATAAAAAATGGCTTTTTAATGTAGCTGCTGCTCAGCTCAGTAATACATCATTTCAGCTTGCACCATTACAATTAAAATTATCTGGATCTTTATCACCATTTTCTTTACGAGGAAATTTATCTGAATTTAAACTGAATAGATTAGTTCAAAATGAACAGTTCCCAAAAATAATAATTCCTAACACACAAATTAGCAGTAATATATCGAAATATGGATTAGAAACATCACTACAAACATTTAAAGGAAATACGAACCAATTATTTGCTTACCTATTACTACCGAATTATCAAGCACGCTCGTGGCTGAGAGCCACACAACCGGTACATGCTAACATTGATTTAAACTTTAAAGATTTAAATTTTTTGAGCCAATTATTTCCTGAGGTTAAACATAATAAAGGAACTTTTTATACTCAATTGAAAATTTCAGGTTTAATAAATAAGCCACTATTTAATCTAACGCTTAATCTTCGGCAAGCTAGCTTAGATATTCCTGATTTAGGACTTAATTTAAAAAATATAAACTATCAGTTACATACCCATAAGAATAATTTAATAGGCACTGGCCAAATTCAATCTGGAAAAGGATTCTTAGAGCTTCATACTACAACCGATCTATTAAAACCAAATTTACTGACATTAATCGATTTACAAGGGAAAGATGTCACTATTATTCATAATCTAGAATATCAAATTACTGCTACGCCAAAATTAAAAATTCATGCCAATATTCAACAAATTGAAACGGATGGTTATATCTTATTTCCAGAAGCTAGAATTAAAATTAATCCTAAAAATAATAATTTAATTGAATTGTCTAATGACATAGTGTTTCTGGGGGATAAGAAAAAAACTTTTACTTTCCCTTTTGTTTTGAAAAATACTATTAAATTAGAAGCCGGTGATGATATTCATTTGCAATATCAGGGACTTAACACTAAATTGAAGGGTTCACTTACAATAAATCAAGATTCGGATCATCCATTATTAGCCACAGGACAACTAAATCTTTTTCCAGGTGAATATAGCTATTATGGTCAAAGCTTAAAATTAAAATCTAATTCTTCATTAAATTTCGCCAATACTCCCATTAATAATCCTATAGTAAATATTACGGCCAGTCGAAATATTTTAATCTTGCCTATATCCACCACTGATACCTCTATTGATACTGATATTAAATCTAAGCTTGGCTCTAGTAATTTTATTCAATCCGCAATGTCTTCTTCTCAATCTATACCGACTCAGTTAGAAGTGGGCCTACATGTGAGAGGGACACTACAAAATCCTCATATCATTCTATTCGCCGATCCTTCTAATATTATTAAATCGCAATTAGATATGCTCTCCTATTTAATTACCGGCCAAGCCAGCAATCAACTGAGTGCCGCAAGTACGCAATTATTATTAAATGCCGCTACCAATTTAGGAAGTGAAAAAAATAATATTGGTCAGCTTATTAGCAAAGTGCAACAGGAAATAGGTTTAGATCAATTAACTATCGGGTCTAAACCCATCTTTAATCCCACGACTAATAGCTTACAACAGAATGCTTCATTAATAGTCGGCAAAAATCTTTCACCAAAGCTTAACATCTCTTATAG